From Anopheles funestus chromosome 3RL, idAnoFuneDA-416_04, whole genome shotgun sequence, a single genomic window includes:
- the LOC125771547 gene encoding nuclear speckle splicing regulatory protein 1: MSKKYGLIERGADSGPVKKHAAFASDSDSDDGGNSKVKIELGANQKRQAQAMQQKAVEEDPTIYQYDELYDDMVEQREKSSVQAKEQTVDRKPKYIGKLLETAERRKKEHERRIERQVQKERDAEGEKFKDKESFVTSAYRAKLEEMKKLEEQEKREEYLESIGDVTKQSDLGGFYRHIYEQKTKNEENDDTGKGAKQEDSSRDESTRVSVERGETSEKQEKQDRPKASNQRERKYRKRKSEDENDEPADDNRPTERTHLQSNLDADSDFSIDSDSSESSSSGSEDEEQSKQDNVEDGKETNGHTKPVPAVKEAAGEKEPNVTEEPEIKKPKPPPIDIWKKRTVGDVFEAARQRYFERRQLQETC; encoded by the exons atgtcgaaaaa ATACGGTTTAATTGAACGTGGTGCCGATTCCGGACCGGTAAAAAAACATGCAGCATTTGCAAGTGATTCAGATTCCGATGACGGTGGCAATAGTAAAGTGAAGATTGAGCTTGGCGCGAATCAGAAGCGGCAGGCACAAGCGATGCAGCAAAAAGCTGTTGAAGAAGATCCGACCATCTATCAATACGACGAGCTGTACGATGATATGGTGGAGCAGAGGGAAAAAAGTTCTGTCCAAGCGAAGGAACAAACGGTCGATCGGAAGCCAAAGTACATTGGCAAGCTGCTTGAAACAGCCGAGCGTCGAAAGAAGGAACACGAGCGTCGTATCGAGCGGCAGGTGCAAAAGGAACGCGATGCAGAAGGTGAAAAGTTTAAGGATAAAGAATCCTTCGTAACATCCGCGTACCGCGCCAAGTTGGAAGAGATGAAAAAGTTAGAAGAGCAAGAAAAGCGCGAGGAGTACCTCGAGTCAATTGGGGACGTAACGAAGCAGTCCGATTTGGGAGGATTCTATCGTCACATTTACgaacagaaaacaaagaaCGAAGAAAACGACGATACCGGTAAAGGTGCAAAGCAGGAAGATTCGTCCCGCGATGAATCGACTCGTGTCAGTGTTGAACGTGGAGAAACATCGGAAAAGCAGGAAAAGCAAGATAGACCAAAGGCATCGAATCAGAGGGAACGCAAATATCGTAAAAGAAAGTCAGAGGATGAAAACGACGAACCGGCAGATGATAATCGACCAACGGAGCGAACACATCTTCAATCGAACCTGGACGCCGATTCAGATTTCAGCATCGATTCGGATAGTAGCGAGAGTAGCTCTTCCGGAAGTGAAGATGAGGAGCAAAGCAAGCAAGACAATGTGGAggatggaaaggaaacaaatggcCACACAAAGCCCGTACCTGCTGTGAAGGAAGCAGCTGGGGAAAAGGAACCTAACGTCACGGAAGAACCGGAGATCAAAAAGCCAAAACCACCACCGATCGACATCTGGAAGAAGCGTACTGTGGGCGACGTGTTTGAAGCAGCACGGCAACGATACTTTGAGAGACGTCAGCTGCAAGAAACGTGCTAG
- the LOC125771546 gene encoding NADH dehydrogenase [ubiquinone] 1 alpha subcomplex subunit 10, mitochondrial, producing the protein MSGVFRIGVRLVKGAPAAGSPVSPFFIAARNISGKTLRGSKLSKPKPFPYLEKQYTAWNACMDVLMKNTTSRFDENTKVVVVDGPIASGKSAFAKELAAELEMKYFPEVTMDNYYINPYGYDMRQLDPLLPVNMQSFDVAKFHQNPTHRNVATFQVRMLVERFSQYVDALGHLFSTGEGVVLDRSAYSDFVFLEAMFRNGYISKGARSVYYDIVKNTFCDLMKPHLVIYLDVPVNVVKDRIKKRANPAEVGSKALTDQYLKDIETIYKQQYLKDISTHAELLIYDWSDYGETEVVVEDIERIDFDRFDKDDPKMRDWVMENEEDWTEARCRYMNKPDLMNSLNVPRFDVPELTVSPDDFKAWYDVWFSAPGMQFRKGYNEECGDTGILTKMKTDFRNTL; encoded by the exons ATGTCGGGTGTTTTCCGCATCGGAGTACGCCTGGTGAAAGGTGCACCGGCGGCCGGTTCACCGGTCAGCCCGTTCTTCATCGCGGCGCGCAACATCTCCGGCAAAACGTTGCGCGGCTCGAAGCTGAGCAAGCCGAAACCGTTCCCGTATCTGGAGAAGCAGTACACGGCCTGGAATGCTTGTATGGACGTGCTGATGAAGAATACGACCAGTCGGTTCGACGAAAACAccaag GTCGTTGTTGTAGATGGCCCAATTGCTTCAGGTAAATCCGCATTCGCAAAGGAGCTTGCTGCGGAACTGGAAATGAAATACTTTCCAGAGGTAACCATGGACAACTACTACATTAACCCGTACGGTTACGACATGCGCCAGCTCGATCCTCTACTGCCAGTCAACATGCAAAGCTTCGACGTCGCTAAATTCCATCAAAACCCAACCCATCGCAATGTGGCCACGTTTCAGGTGCGTATGTTGGTCGAGCGTTTTTCGCAGTACGTCGACGCGTTGGGCCATCTGTTCAGTACGGGCGAAGGTGTGGTGCTGGATCGCAGCGCCTACTCCGATTTCGTGTTTCTGGAGGCAATGTTCCGCAACGGATACATCTCGAAGGGTGCGCGCTCGGTGTACTACGACATCGTAAAGAACACCTTCTGCGACCTGATGAAGCCCCATCTTGTGATCTATCTGGATGTGCCCGTGAATGTCGTGAAGGATCGCATCAAGAAGCGTGCTAATCCGGCCGAAGTCGGCTCGAAAGCGCTCACCGATCAGTATCTAAAGGACATCGAAACGATCTACAAACAGCAATATCTGAAGGACATTAGCACGCACGCGGAGTTGCTTATCTACGATTGGTCCGACTATGGTGAGACGGAGGTCGTTGTCGAAGATATCGAGCGTATTGATTTTGATCGTTTCGACAAGGACGATCCGAAAATGCGCGACTGGGTTATGGAGAACGAGGAGGACTGGACGGAGGCCCGCTGCCGGTACATGAACAAGCCGGACCTAATGAATTCGTTGAACGTTCCACGGTTTGACGTTCCCGAGCTGACCGTCTCGCCGGACGATTTCAAGGCATGGTACGACGTTTGGTTCTCGGCCCCGGGTATGCAGTTCCGCAAGGGTTACAACGAGGAGTGTGGTGATACCGGTATCCTTACCAAGATGAAGACAGACTTCCGCAACACCCTGTAA